In Haloarcula ordinaria, the genomic window GTCAGAGGTATGAACGTGACTGATGCTGAAAGTAGGCCTGGGGAGGGGCGAGCCGATGACTAGCACCCAGACGCTCGTCCGGGTCGATAACCTTGCGAAGTACTTCGTCGACAGTGACGGGTTGTTGGACCGACTCCTCGGGAACGAACCCGAACAGGTCCGGGCCGTCGACGATATCTCCTTTACGATCAGACAGGGGGAGACGCTCGGGCTCGTCGGCGAGTCCGGCTGTGGCAAGTCAACGACCGCTGAGACACTTCTCGGGCTACACGAGCCCACGGACGGACAGGTTCGGTTCGACAACCGGGACGTCCACGGCCTGAATCGCGACGAACGGAAAGATTTCACCAGCCGGGTCCAGATCGTTTTCCAGGACCCCTCATCGAGCCTCGACCCGCGGATGACCGTCGGTGAAAGCGTTCGCGAGCCGCTCGACGCTCATGGAGCGATGACAAAGAGCGAGCGCAACGAGCGCGCAGGGGAACTGTTAGAACGAGTCGGCCTATCAGCTGACCAGACGGACCGCTACCCCCACGAATTCTCCGGCGGCCAGCAACAGCGGGTTGGAATCGCCCGGGCACTCGCACTCGACCCCGAGTTCATCGTCCTCGACGAACCGACGAGTGCGCTCGACGTCAGCGTCCAAGCCCAGATTCTCAATCTCCTCATGGACATCCAAGAGGAGTTTGGGTTGACGTACCTGTTTATCAGTCACGATCTCTCGGTTGTGCGCCACCTCTGTGACCGAATCGCAGTGATGTACCTCGGAGAAATCGTCGAGATTGGGCCGACAGACGAGCTGTTCCAAGAGCCGGCCCATCCGTATACGCGGGCATTGCTGGGCAGTGTCCCCCGCGTAACGGTTGAGGAGGCCGAACGCGAGGTCGAAACCCTGGAGACAGATGTACCGTCGCCGCGGAACCCGCCGTCGGGCTGTCGGTTCCATACACGCTGTCAGGCAGTAATTCCGCCGGCAGAGACCGACATCGACACTGAAGCGTACCGCAGTGTCCTCGACATGAAAATCGCGCTCGGCGATGGCGAACTGGACCCGGTGCCCCTGAGAGAACTTGTCTCGTCACAGAACATCAATCCGGCGGACCAACCAGCGGTCACCTCGTTCCTCCGCGAATTGTATGGTATTCCAGAGACACTCGAAGACAAGTACGCCGAGGACGCCGTCGAAAATGCACTGACGTTCGTCGCCAATGGAGAGATAGAAAACGCGTCCGAAATCATGCGTGTTGAATTCACAAGCGTCTGCGAGCAGGAACCACCACAGTCGATTACGGTAGCAGACGACCATCGCGCGGCATGCCTTCGACTCAGCGCGGAGTCTCCAGGAACCGAGGGCGACTAACTCGTGAGCCAAACCACCTCGAGCCGCCTCACGGCTGTGTGGCGGCGGGTGGGGTCACTGTCCTGGCCGATCGCGCTCCAGTCCATGCTTCGGACGGCGATGCGGACGACAGATCTGCTGGTTACTGGATTGATCTCGCCGGCGGCTATCGCTGCAATCGGGATTGCGAACCTCTACACCCAATTTCCGTTATTTCTAGGTATCGGGCTTGGAAGCGGCTCGATGGCACTCACAAGCCAGGATACGGGCCGGGGGTCGACTGTGTCTCGGGATAAGGCCATCTCGACGGCATGTCTGCTTGCCCTGCTGCTGGGGCTCCCGTTCGCGCTTTTCGGCTACGTACTTTCGACTGACGCGATGGAGCTGTTAGGGCCGCCAGCCGAAGTCGTGCGGGCGGGCAGCCTGTATCTCTCAGTCGTCTTGCTGACAGCGCCGGCACGGCAGGTAACGCTCGTCCTCGCCCGGGCGCTTCAGGGGACCGGTGATACACTCACGCCAATGTACATCCGCGGTGTCGCGAACATAGTGAACATCGTTGGGACCGTCAGCCTCGGGCTCGGTATCGGTCCGGTGCCGCAGCTGGGTGTATTCGGTGTCGGCATCGCCACCGCCGTCTCGAATGTCCTGGCAGCATCGATGGCCGTCGCCGTCCTGCTAAGCAACCGCACTGATATCTCGTTCGTGCGGCCTGATAACCCTGAAATCGCGGTGCAAGTTGTAACAATCGCCGCGCCCAGGGCAGTGCAAGGCTTTTCTCGGACAGCTGTGGAATTCCCACTCAACGCGATACTGCTTTCCTTTGGCGTCAACGTCAACGCAGGCTATCACGTGGGTCGACGGGTGTTTCAGCAAGTGTCCGCGCCGGTTGCGCGGAGCTTCAACGTGGTCACCAGCATTCTCGTTGGTCAGGCCGTCGGTGAACGCGATCCAGAGAAGGCAACCTTCATTGGCCGTGCTACGGCCCTGTTGGGCCTCGCTATCGCAGTCGCTATGGGTGCTGGACTGTACCTCGGTGCCGTCCCGCTGGCAAAGGTATTCTCCGACGATATGTCGACGGTTGCGGCGGCGACGTTCTTCGTCCAAGCGTTCGCCGTCTCGCTACCCTTTGCGATGCTCTTTCGCATCTTCGCTGGAGCGCTCGAGGGTGGGAGCGAGACCCGCGTCCCATTCCTTGTTGACCTGAGTGGTCTCTCGCTGTTCATGCTCGGGGTGCCCTACATCGGTGGTGTTCTGCTTGGCTACGGAGTCACGATGGTCGGCGTCGGCATCGTCGTCTACAGTGTCTGGCGAGCGGTGTTTGTCTGGGCCTGGTTCGCCCGAGACGGTTGGTATACCCGCGCAGGGCGGATGATGGACGCTCGCGAGAGCAGCCCCGGCGACTGATGCGCCCCAAGATACTCGTCAGCCCTCTAGTATCCCACCATATGATTAAATTATAGCGCACTAGTCTTTTATAAGTAAGGTTATCCTACAAAATATTGGACAATTATGCTAAAAATAGGAGAAATTCCGGATTGTTCTGAACAGATGTTCGAAAAGTATTCAGGTGCTGGAGTGCGCGAACGATGAGCGCCGAAGCGAAACCGCACGTCCACATCGTAGCGACTGGCGGGACGATCGCAAATGTCACCGGCGACTACGACAGTCCCGACGGCTTCCTGACTGCAGACGCGTTACTAGAGGAGATGCCCGAAATGGCAGCGGTAGCAGATGTTACCTCAACAGGTATCTCACGGCTGGGAAGTTCTTCGCTGAACCCCGCCGTCTGGTACGAAACGTACGACGAGATAATGACGCAGGCTGAAAGCGAGGACCCACCTGACGGCTTCGTGGTCACCCACGGCTCGAACACCTCTGAAGAGACAGCTTACTTCCTGAACCTGACGTTGAAAACAGACCTCCCCGTCGTCGTGACGGCTGCACAGCGAGGCGTAAACGCGACCGGTTCTGACGGATTTAAAAATCTGTTCGACGCTGTGCGGACCGCCGCCTCGCCCGACGCAATCGGGCGTGGCACGATGCTCGTCACAAACGACGAGATACATCACGCGCGCGATGTCTCGAAATTAGCGAGCAAGCGTCCGGACGCCTGGCAGTCCTCGAACTTCGGGAAAATTGGGCTCGCGACTCCAGGGCAGCCGGTTACCTTCTACCGATCGGTCGACCGGACGACCGCGCCCGAGACGGTGTTCGATATCGACAAGACACCTGTCGAGGACTTCCCGCTGACCGATATTCACATCGTCTACGCCTCGATGGGCGATACAGGGACGGTTGTCGACGCAATCGCCGAAGATGCGGCCGGAATCATCGTTGCAGGGTTCCTGACAGGCGGCGCTGCAAGTCCGGAGGGGCCGTCGCAGTCCGAAGCGCTGGAGCGCGCCGCTGAGAATGAAGTCCCCGTGGTCATGTGTACTCGCGGCAGCTACGGCAGCATCGGCCGAGAGCGTGTCACTGACTACCCGGGCGGCTACGGTATCGGCGGGGATACTCTTCGCCCGCAAAAAGCACGGATTTTGCTCGCGTTAGGGCTCACCGAAACGTCGGACCCGGAAAAATTGCAGGAGTTCTTCGAGACGTATTGAGGCGGATACCGTTGGATACGCAGCTGCAGTCGGATGGGTAGGAGGCACATCCTTTCGCGTGGAACAACGACTATACTGTATTAGGATGTCGAATTTATACAGTAATATAGTAAGAAATTGTTAAATAAGAGTGGGAAAGATATCACAGTCAGAGTTATGTACACTATTGAGGTGGATAATGGCCATCGTTAAACTCCATATCGGCCCGAGAACTGCACGGATTGGAGATGGGCGTCTGCGACCGTGCGACGCTGTGACGGCGGTGGACGTAAGTGTCTGAAATCGAATTGGTAGTCGCGTTCGTCCGGCCGGACAAACTGGGCGACGTGAAGACGGCGTTGGCGGCGGCTGGCGCTCCCTCGCTGACGGTTACAAATGTCTCCGGTCGTGGGTCGCAGGCCGAACAGGTCAACCAATATCGCGGCGAGAAGTACACTGTTGACCTCCACCAGAAAGTCAAAATCGAATGTGTCGTCGCCGAGATTCCTGCCGAAAATGTCGTCGAAGCTATTTCGGAGAGCGCACATACCGGCGTCCCTGGCGATGGTAAAGTATTCGTCCTACCAGTCAATGACGCAAAGCAGATCCGCACAGGCACTAAGGGCCCAGAAGCGGTTTGAGGCCGCCTGTTTTACTCAATACTGAGACACCCTATAGACCGGTCAGGCGGGATATGGTGGAACGCTAGGAGTTCGTTCGTGAGAGTGCATACAGAGAGCACGTATCAGTAACAGCATCCCCGCCTCGATTACTCTGAACGAGTCCAGTAAACGAGGGCCCAGACAGAAGCAGTCGCAACCACGACGTGCATCAACATGAGGACGACGACGCCGGGGACAGTGGCCGCAGGGTCACCAAAGAGCAAGCCGACATCGGGCAGAAACGAGAGGACGAGCACGACAGCGGCGACGCGGACGAAGTAGTAGTCCGCCCGGTCAACGTAGCGGCGGAAGCCTTGATAGACGACGACGGCACCGACGGCACCAACGGCTGAGAAAATGGCGACCGGAGGCACACTCAACGGCCGGAAGCCCGGCGCCACGCCCAGACTTGTCGCGCCGAGGACGATGCCCACGTTAACGAGGACACCGAGAACAATCGCGACACCGGCACGAACCGGCATAGAGGGCGCGTTGCTGTGCTGCGAGCTGTTTGATGCAGTTCCCATAACCACGAATTGGCGACAATACTAGATAAAGCCGTGACACTACGGGTCGCCGACCGTCGCTCAACGCCCAGACCGGCTATGAGCAGACCGGACGGAGAATTGGGGAGCAAATCCCACCGGTCGAGCGGGACGGGGCGGGAAGGGTATGTACTACGTACGAACTTTTCCCCCACAATCTTGCACGCGAGAAACCGTCTAACGGGTGTCCGTGTCAACTATGACCGCGGATGACGACAACTTCGAACCACTCGATACCGAAACAGCGGTAGAACTATTTGTCGACCACAAGTCGATGAACTGCTCAGAAGCGGTCCATCGTACGCTTCATACCATGAGGACATAATCGTTGAGATACCGACGAGTTGTGTCACCAGAATAAACGCCGTCGTCGCGAATGCTGCGACAGTTGCCATCGCATAGCCTGCGCCGACATCCCGCCGATGAGAGTACGGAAGCCGGTCCGGGCCGTACTGTTTACAGACGGCGATGATTCGTCCGAATAACTCCATACTCGATGGAAACGTCGTTCCCTGTATGAAATAATGTACCGTGTGCCCGGCACTATACGCAGAACCGAAGTGCTGAATACACGCTCTGTATTGACCGATATAGGGTTCTGACTTTGAGCGGAAGGACACTGGCCGATACGTGCCCTGTATCTCGCACGGCCGATTCAATGTTTCCAGAAGCTGTCAGAATCAGCGTGCAAGACTCGGAGGGTTTACTGACCCGCTGATACCTCAGAATCGATGTGAAACCAACGATGGCTTACTGCTGACTACACTCTCTATATCTTGCACGGAGGTACTGACTGGACACTGGTAGATTGTTGAGGCCGTGCTGCATACAGAGCGCAAATCGGTCGCGGTTGTTTGGATGTTGGTGCGGAAAAACGCGTCTGGTCAGTTCGAATTCACCGAGCCAGGGCGGTCGATTAGGCCACGTTCGAACTCTCTGAGAAGAGACGCACACCCGTCGGGCATGGGTCCCTCCGTTTGAACGCAACCAAACATAGACGGAAACCGGTCGAGCAGCCTACCGGTGGAGCGCTCGTCCTTTCGACGTACTCCTCGGACCATAAGAGCCAGGACTGGTTTTATCTCCATCGTCGTCGAAATACCCTCGAATGTACGACCGAATTTTGTTATCGACCGACGGCACGGTCGCCTCTGAGGAGGCCGAATCGCATGCAATCGAATTAGCAGCAGCTCACGACGCCGTATTGCACGTGCTCTACGTCGTCGACGAGGATGTGGTGACGTCCTATAGTGGTGATGAGTACGTCGACGAATCTGAGGGTCCGGAGCACGGCTTGGAAGAGCTGGGCAGAGACACAATCGACGATATCCTCACCAAAGCAGACGAGCGCGGCATCGAGGTCGTCAAGGCCCTACAGCAAGGCCGCCCCGCGGAGCGGATCGTGACGTACGCTGACGAGAGCGACATCGACCTGTTGGTGCTCGGGACGAAGCGCCGACCCGCGGAGTACCGAGCGCTTCTCGGGAGCGTCACCGATCGGGTCCTCCGGTTGACGACGCGGCCAGCGACGGTGATAAAGACAGAAGTCAGCGAGTAGCCCCGCAGCCAACGTTCTCGATTCACCGCCAACGGACTGGAATTCGCAGGTCCAGTGTGCTGACTGTATTCTCTGTATCGGTCACGCTGCTTTTGACTGAGGTTTGAGAGCTTGTTCAGACGGGAGGAAAACGAAAGCGCGTATGGAGTATGGTGGGAACGCTTTTCTGCAAGAGGTATGTCAACCTAGTGAATGAATAACGTGCCTCCTGAGCGAGTGCTCGCTGATCTCGAACTTACTCGCGGGCTTACGATTCAGATGCTAGCAATCGGCACTCTGGGGATGCTCGTCGGATGGACGCTCTTCAGCGGCCTCTATCAGGTTACAACCGGGAACATCGTAACGTTTCAATTTGCGCCGGCATCGGTCGGGTGGCTTGCAACCCCACTGAATATTCTCGTCCTCGTGTTTCTCGGAACGGTGATTCTCGTTCCCCACGAGTTGCTCCACGGACTCGCAATCCGATATTACGGTGGCGAACCTCGATACGGTGTCGGTGTCGCTCACTTCGTCCTCCCGTATGCGTACGCGACGACCGACCACGAGTTCACACGCAACCAATTCATCGTGGTCCTCTTGACGCCCCTCGTCGTGATGACGCTCGTCGGCGTTCCCCTGATGCTTCTACTTGAGTGGGGGTGGCTGGCCATTCCATTGACGTTGAACGCCGCCGGGGCAGTCGCGGACGTCTGGATGACGCTCATGGTGGTAAGCTACCCGGCACACATTCGCATCGTCGATCACGAAAACGGCGTTAGAATCCTCGGACGGGATAGTGATCGACCGCGGTCACTGTCGATAACATCGCTCGTCTGGGACGCACTCGCCGGAGCAGCAGTGGCGTTGTTCGGTGTGGGGATTCTGCTTGCACTTGCTGGTCCGATACTCCTCTCGGCGCTCGGTGTCGAGTCAATAACGGTCGGGAAACCCGGAACCCTCACGTATCTCTTCGCGTTCGTCAACACCCCAAATGAGATCTCGATTAGCCTCGGTCCGGGTGTCCTGAGTGTGGGCGGCCTGCTTGGATTACTGTATGCGTTCATGCGGAGCTATCGCCGAGGCAAACGAGCACCCACAGAGGCCACATAGAACACTCTCCTTTGACGTGATAGCTCCGCTGAGCGAAGATCAGTTGGCTACTGCAGACACAGTGTGCATCTGTCTCAGTCGTCTCTCGATGTCCGGCGAGGCCAGTACTGAATAGCGGTACTCGCGTATCACCCATTCATGGAAGAGACTCCACTGTTCCGTGAAGTCCAGCGATTTCGCCAGCCGTGGCTCTGGACACTCCTCGGGGGCGTTGCGCTCCTCATGATCGTGTTGGGGCCCGTTTCGTGGGGCGGACTCGTTGTCGTCGGGGCGGTCGCCGGGTTCGTCTTCAGTCTTCGTCTCACGACGGAAGTGAGAGGTGACGGCATCTACCTCAAAATGTGGCCGATCCATCGTTCGTTCCGTCGAATACCGTGGTCAGAGATCGAACGCTACGAAGCCAAAGGGTACAGCCCACTCCGTGAGTTCGGCGGCTGGGGAATTCGCTGGGCACCTGGGAAACTTGCCTACAACGTACGTGGTAGTCGAGGGGTCTGGATTGAACGGATGAACGAGCGTGACGTGCTTGTTGGGTCACAACACTCGGAGGAGTTCGTCGAGGCCATCGACGAGGCGATACGGTAACACCGTCTCTGCTTAGAAGTTTGGACCGATACCTAATCCGGTAATTGACCTGAATGTTTGAGACTGTCCGGCCCTGTTGACATCCTTCGAACCAGAGGCAACTATAGGGCTGCATACAGACAGTGCCCTCAGTAGTTTGTCCTGTTTCAATCTAAGCGGAGCGAACCGGCCGATTGTGTGGAAACGTCCGTCCACAGTTTCACAGCAGCTCGCTTCCGTTCACCCATCGCCACAATTCAGCACCACTCCAGCAAGCGTACAGCACTGAGAGGGGAACGAGGACATAGAACGGGTCTATCTGTGTTATAAGGAGGTCAAGAGAGACTGTCCCCGGTGGCGTATATAGAACCGTTGTAACGAGGACGGCGACGCCGACGAGGACATTGGACAGATGGAACAGCCACGCATCGATACGAATGAGTATGTCCCCGGCGGCATCCATATGCACACCACGAGTGTTTGGGGTGAAAAAACGTCGGTCGGTTCGGAAGTGCCGGGCATAGAAACTAGCTCTACAGTTCATTTGTATGGCAGATGGCAACCGAACAGTGACCGCGACGCGGTCTGTATGAAGCAGGAAGCTCTGTTGACATCCTCAGAATTTGAGACATAGGGGGTGCGAGATACAGAGAGTATGTGCAGTACAAGGATTCCACCAGGTCCACGGCAGACGCCGACACATCCCATCGTCGCGTTAGGATTCAAAGACAGGTCCTCCACCGATTCACAGCTAGAGTGGACGACGGAACACGTCGCAACCGTCGCTGTTATTCTTTGTATTGGACATAACTGAGATAGTGTCCACGTGGATTATCGAGGTACAGACGCCGCCTCACGCCGACTCGCGCGTAACAGGAGGATGCCGAGGCCGACGAACCAGACGATCTGGGTGAGGCCAAAGATGCCACCGCCGATCTCGCCGAGCGCCGGGATGGCAGAGAGGATGCCTGCCGTGCCGACCACGAGGCCGACGTAGTTCAGCGCTCGGTGCAGTGCCCGCGTCCGTAGTGCGACCACGCTCACGAGGAGGGTCCAGATACCGCCGACGATCTCGTTGCCGCCGCCAAGCCCGTCGATGACTGGGCTGACCGCCAGCCAGACCGTTGTCGCCTGCGCCGGGTCAGTGGCGAAGAGGTCGACGACCACGCCCATCGCGATGGTGGCTATCATACCGCTGGCGATGACGAGCCCGGCCCAGATCAGTCCGAACGCGGTCGTCGCCCCCATCAGCATCGGTGCGTCTGTCTTGAGGCGCGCGTGGAGTGACAGGACGAGCGCTACCAAAACGACGCCGAAGACCACATAGATGAGTAGGTACATCGCGTACAGACTCGTCTGGTTCGCCACGAACAGTTCGATCTGCTGGAGTGGCCCGGTGACGTTCGCAAAGTCAAGGACCACGAGGAAGTACACGATGCCGGCCACGTAGATCGCCGCTTCGGTGAGCGCTGCCAGCCCGCCGATCCGCAGGTAGTTCCACCGACTCACACCGGTCGGCCGCTCAATACTCTCGACTGCTTGGTTAGTAGACGATACCACTTTATATCACTTAATCTACAATAGCCATCTGAGGAGATAAGGGTGTCGCAGGTGCCGCACTCGTTAATCAGACTGTCCTCGTCCCTATCCAGACGATTCAGACGAGCTCGCGGTCTTGCCCCACAGTCGAGAAACAAGATCGTCCACAGCACACCGAGTGTGTCTGGACTGCGGACTACTTGATCGGATTCCGACCGAGCACTGTCGAGATCCTGGCGAGCACGCTCAAGAGAGAGCGTTGCAGCCACCATGGGACCGCCGCGAGACGCACGTCCGCCCGGTAGTGAGATAGCACCGCCGCCACCGCGAGTACGTCCGGCTTCCCGCCTGCACTGGCTTCATAGAGCGCTCGAATCGCGGCTTCGAATTCGCCTGGTGGGCGTAGCGTCGTCCGAACGACAAGCGTGTCGGTGCCGCTGTTCCGGATACTATGGGCCTCGCCAATCTCGATAGTCAGCGACTCGCCAGGAAGCAAACTGTGGATTTCGCCGCGTACCGTTATGTCGGCTTGACCCGCAACGACCTCCGAGTGAGCCTCCGCCCTCGGGTGAAAACGGGCGGGGCCACTGTCTATTCCCGGTGGGAGAACACCTTCCATCAACAAGTACGCGCCTTGTTCGTCAACACTGTGTTCAAGGAACTTGATAGACGCGCCTGTCGACACGTCCTCAACGGTATTCGGATACCCAGGTAGATCGTCGTTCCTAGATCCATCTGGTGTCATCGACTGTTGCGTATCTGCCCGAGATTCCATCCGGTCTAGTAGCACTCCGTCAACCCTAATCATTCCGAGAGAAGAGAGTTCTTAAGAAACGGGTACCTCCGAAAGAGCACATCACAGCCGCCGCTTGTTGTTCTCATCGTATGCTCGGAGGCCCTGCGCCGCGAGTTTGACCGTTCGCTCGATCCGCTTTTGCCTGGTCTCGTCCGTCTTGGCCTCCTCGACGGCCGCGATGAAAGCATACTGGTCCGTATTCGAGAAGTTCTGGAAGTTCTCCCAGGCGGTTTCGTCCGCACGCAGCGCTGCCTCAAGTTTGGCCGGGACTTCGTGGTCGTCGCCGAGGCGATATGCAGTTGCCCACTCGCCCGTTTCTTTCGCCACTTCGACGAGTTCCATTCCGGCCGGGGTCATCTTTCCCGCCTGAATCATCGCGCTGACCCGCTCCTTGTTGGCCTTCGACCACTTGCTGTCGGGG contains:
- a CDS encoding ABC transporter ATP-binding protein, with the translated sequence MTSTQTLVRVDNLAKYFVDSDGLLDRLLGNEPEQVRAVDDISFTIRQGETLGLVGESGCGKSTTAETLLGLHEPTDGQVRFDNRDVHGLNRDERKDFTSRVQIVFQDPSSSLDPRMTVGESVREPLDAHGAMTKSERNERAGELLERVGLSADQTDRYPHEFSGGQQQRVGIARALALDPEFIVLDEPTSALDVSVQAQILNLLMDIQEEFGLTYLFISHDLSVVRHLCDRIAVMYLGEIVEIGPTDELFQEPAHPYTRALLGSVPRVTVEEAEREVETLETDVPSPRNPPSGCRFHTRCQAVIPPAETDIDTEAYRSVLDMKIALGDGELDPVPLRELVSSQNINPADQPAVTSFLRELYGIPETLEDKYAEDAVENALTFVANGEIENASEIMRVEFTSVCEQEPPQSITVADDHRAACLRLSAESPGTEGD
- a CDS encoding MATE family efflux transporter, with the protein product MGSLSWPIALQSMLRTAMRTTDLLVTGLISPAAIAAIGIANLYTQFPLFLGIGLGSGSMALTSQDTGRGSTVSRDKAISTACLLALLLGLPFALFGYVLSTDAMELLGPPAEVVRAGSLYLSVVLLTAPARQVTLVLARALQGTGDTLTPMYIRGVANIVNIVGTVSLGLGIGPVPQLGVFGVGIATAVSNVLAASMAVAVLLSNRTDISFVRPDNPEIAVQVVTIAAPRAVQGFSRTAVEFPLNAILLSFGVNVNAGYHVGRRVFQQVSAPVARSFNVVTSILVGQAVGERDPEKATFIGRATALLGLAIAVAMGAGLYLGAVPLAKVFSDDMSTVAAATFFVQAFAVSLPFAMLFRIFAGALEGGSETRVPFLVDLSGLSLFMLGVPYIGGVLLGYGVTMVGVGIVVYSVWRAVFVWAWFARDGWYTRAGRMMDARESSPGD
- a CDS encoding asparaginase, with translation MSAEAKPHVHIVATGGTIANVTGDYDSPDGFLTADALLEEMPEMAAVADVTSTGISRLGSSSLNPAVWYETYDEIMTQAESEDPPDGFVVTHGSNTSEETAYFLNLTLKTDLPVVVTAAQRGVNATGSDGFKNLFDAVRTAASPDAIGRGTMLVTNDEIHHARDVSKLASKRPDAWQSSNFGKIGLATPGQPVTFYRSVDRTTAPETVFDIDKTPVEDFPLTDIHIVYASMGDTGTVVDAIAEDAAGIIVAGFLTGGAASPEGPSQSEALERAAENEVPVVMCTRGSYGSIGRERVTDYPGGYGIGGDTLRPQKARILLALGLTETSDPEKLQEFFETY
- a CDS encoding P-II family nitrogen regulator encodes the protein MSEIELVVAFVRPDKLGDVKTALAAAGAPSLTVTNVSGRGSQAEQVNQYRGEKYTVDLHQKVKIECVVAEIPAENVVEAISESAHTGVPGDGKVFVLPVNDAKQIRTGTKGPEAV
- a CDS encoding DUF6069 family protein — encoded protein: MGTASNSSQHSNAPSMPVRAGVAIVLGVLVNVGIVLGATSLGVAPGFRPLSVPPVAIFSAVGAVGAVVVYQGFRRYVDRADYYFVRVAAVVLVLSFLPDVGLLFGDPAATVPGVVVLMLMHVVVATASVWALVYWTRSE
- a CDS encoding universal stress protein, producing the protein MYDRILLSTDGTVASEEAESHAIELAAAHDAVLHVLYVVDEDVVTSYSGDEYVDESEGPEHGLEELGRDTIDDILTKADERGIEVVKALQQGRPAERIVTYADESDIDLLVLGTKRRPAEYRALLGSVTDRVLRLTTRPATVIKTEVSE
- a CDS encoding DUF3267 domain-containing protein; this translates as MNNVPPERVLADLELTRGLTIQMLAIGTLGMLVGWTLFSGLYQVTTGNIVTFQFAPASVGWLATPLNILVLVFLGTVILVPHELLHGLAIRYYGGEPRYGVGVAHFVLPYAYATTDHEFTRNQFIVVLLTPLVVMTLVGVPLMLLLEWGWLAIPLTLNAAGAVADVWMTLMVVSYPAHIRIVDHENGVRILGRDSDRPRSLSITSLVWDALAGAAVALFGVGILLALAGPILLSALGVESITVGKPGTLTYLFAFVNTPNEISISLGPGVLSVGGLLGLLYAFMRSYRRGKRAPTEAT
- a CDS encoding cupin domain-containing protein — translated: MEGVLPPGIDSGPARFHPRAEAHSEVVAGQADITVRGEIHSLLPGESLTIEIGEAHSIRNSGTDTLVVRTTLRPPGEFEAAIRALYEASAGGKPDVLAVAAVLSHYRADVRLAAVPWWLQRSLLSVLARISTVLGRNPIK
- a CDS encoding YdeI/OmpD-associated family protein, which produces MDPLFFESQNEFRIWLEEHHDTEEELWVGYYKADAERVGIGYDESVEEALCFGWVDGLVKGIDDETYTRRFTPRSPDSKWSKANKERVSAMIQAGKMTPAGMELVEVAKETGEWATAYRLGDDHEVPAKLEAALRADETAWENFQNFSNTDQYAFIAAVEEAKTDETRQKRIERTVKLAAQGLRAYDENNKRRL